From the genome of Mesorhizobium sp. INR15, one region includes:
- a CDS encoding cytochrome b/b6 domain-containing protein produces the protein MVRVWDRVVRSFHWALVLSFVTAWFTSHSWENIHHWAGYAAAGLVAMRLVWGVMGTPYARFSQFVRDPATVLRYLAAILSSREDHYIGHNPAGGAMVILLIAAMGSTGLTGWLMTTDTYFGVSWVEAAHSLAAHGLLLLVFLHIGGVVLASFRHRENLVRAMITGRKRKAEPADVA, from the coding sequence ATGGTACGCGTCTGGGATCGGGTCGTGCGAAGTTTCCACTGGGCGCTGGTGCTCAGCTTCGTCACGGCCTGGTTCACCTCCCATTCCTGGGAGAATATCCATCACTGGGCTGGATACGCCGCTGCCGGGCTGGTCGCGATGCGGCTCGTGTGGGGCGTTATGGGCACGCCCTATGCGCGCTTCTCACAATTCGTGCGTGATCCTGCGACGGTGCTGCGCTATCTCGCGGCAATACTGAGCAGTCGCGAAGACCACTACATCGGCCACAATCCGGCTGGTGGCGCGATGGTGATCCTACTGATTGCGGCGATGGGTTCAACCGGGCTGACCGGATGGCTGATGACGACGGACACCTATTTCGGCGTGTCGTGGGTTGAGGCGGCGCACAGCCTGGCTGCACACGGCCTGCTGCTGCTCGTCTTCCTCCACATTGGCGGCGTTGTGCTGGCAAGCTTTCGCCATCGCGAAAACCTGGTTCGAGCCATGATCACGGGGCGAAAACGCAAAGCCGAGCCGGCCGACGTCGCCTGA
- a CDS encoding cytochrome c biogenesis CcdA family protein has product MLGGLGFSLLAGVLSTVSPCVLPLIPVVLGAAASQHRYGPAALAAGLAISFTTIGLFIATIGFSIGLDGGIFRSAAAIVMLCLGFVLVVPSFQAQFSLAAGPVGNWAEQRFGGFSSVGLWGQFGVGLLLGAVWSPCVGPTLGAASVLAAQGHNLAQVAVTMIIFGIGAALPLLILGTLSRETLLRWRGQLASAGSGLKIALGFVLITTAAAILTGVDKAIETAFVNASPAWLTALTTRF; this is encoded by the coding sequence ATGCTTGGTGGACTGGGTTTTTCGTTGCTTGCGGGTGTGCTATCGACGGTTTCGCCCTGCGTCCTTCCTTTGATCCCGGTCGTGCTCGGTGCCGCGGCGAGCCAGCATCGCTACGGCCCTGCGGCGCTAGCGGCTGGCTTGGCCATTTCGTTTACCACCATCGGTCTTTTCATCGCGACGATCGGGTTTTCAATCGGGCTTGACGGCGGCATCTTCCGGAGCGCCGCCGCGATCGTGATGCTTTGCCTCGGTTTCGTCCTCGTCGTTCCTTCATTTCAGGCGCAATTCTCGCTCGCCGCGGGGCCGGTCGGCAATTGGGCCGAACAACGCTTCGGCGGATTTTCGTCGGTCGGGCTGTGGGGCCAGTTCGGAGTCGGCCTGTTGCTCGGTGCGGTCTGGAGTCCATGCGTCGGTCCGACGTTGGGCGCCGCATCCGTGCTTGCGGCGCAAGGTCATAACCTCGCGCAGGTTGCCGTCACTATGATCATTTTCGGGATCGGCGCGGCACTTCCGCTTTTGATCCTTGGGACACTGTCGCGCGAAACTCTTTTGCGCTGGCGCGGTCAGTTGGCCAGTGCCGGCAGCGGGCTGAAAATCGCGCTCGGGTTTGTGCTGATCACCACCGCCGCTGCGATACTCACCGGCGTCGACAAGGCGATTGAAACCGCCTTCGTTAACGCCTCGCCCGCGTGGCTGACGGCCTTGACGACACGTTTTTGA
- a CDS encoding thioredoxin family protein: MLDRRAFLIALTAASTFASAPSALAADQMAFTQQAFDAAQKAGKPILVEITASWCPTCKAQKQVLGGLLPMPEHKNLAVFEVDFDAQKDVVRAFNAQMQSTLITFKGATEVGRLVGETKADAIKQLLDTTI, encoded by the coding sequence ATGCTTGATCGACGTGCTTTTCTCATCGCTCTGACCGCCGCATCAACGTTCGCCTCGGCTCCTTCCGCGCTCGCCGCCGATCAGATGGCCTTCACCCAGCAGGCTTTCGACGCCGCGCAAAAGGCGGGCAAGCCAATCCTGGTCGAGATCACCGCGTCGTGGTGCCCGACTTGCAAGGCGCAGAAGCAGGTGCTTGGAGGGCTGCTACCCATGCCTGAGCACAAGAATCTGGCGGTCTTCGAAGTTGACTTCGACGCCCAAAAGGATGTCGTGCGGGCTTTCAACGCGCAAATGCAGAGCACGCTGATCACCTTCAAGGGCGCCACAGAAGTCGGAAGACTGGTCGGCGAAACCAAGGCGGATGCCATCAAGCAGCTGCTCGATACGACGATCTGA
- a CDS encoding integrase core domain-containing protein: MASEIISGNTLLPVVRLVAILNLAQVLTGIQLWKEDHNEHRPHSTLANITPAEFASKMRLEKLAA; this comes from the coding sequence ATGGCTTCCGAGATCATCTCAGGCAATACGCTGCTCCCGGTCGTTCGGCTTGTCGCAATTCTGAACCTTGCCCAAGTGCTGACAGGGATTCAGCTATGGAAGGAGGATCATAACGAGCACCGACCACATTCGACCCTTGCCAACATCACGCCAGCCGAGTTCGCATCGAAAATGAGACTGGAAAAGCTGGCCGCATGA
- a CDS encoding sulfocyanin-like copper-binding protein — MTVDLKAGKYLLICNVPGHYGAGMWAEFTVEP; from the coding sequence TTGACTGTCGATCTGAAGGCTGGAAAATACCTGCTTATCTGCAACGTGCCAGGTCACTATGGCGCCGGCATGTGGGCCGAATTCACCGTCGAGCCATAG
- a CDS encoding PepSY domain-containing protein yields the protein MDGAGTAGHEHCGSKPERCSPRYGFHSDPLSGRQLKRSSSWLVILLAVSPAVLAPDQTVRREPDRRCRSSCQPVVRLNWFMPHRWRHVRRLTEVDSKSYPQAQHPRPLFKNGAIMYRTLVLAALAGLIAGPALAAGGSCSTAPKSQFKPKATLEAQLTGEGLTVRQIKVEKGCYEVYAVDKAGKKVNLAYNAETLEKLDNAEAGEN from the coding sequence GTGGACGGCGCCGGCACTGCCGGCCATGAGCATTGCGGCAGCAAGCCCGAGCGCTGCTCTCCTCGATATGGTTTTCATAGCGATCCTCTTTCAGGAAGGCAGCTGAAGCGCTCTTCATCCTGGCTCGTCATCCTGCTTGCGGTGTCACCCGCCGTCCTTGCGCCAGATCAAACCGTCCGGCGCGAGCCCGATCGGCGATGCCGATCCAGCTGTCAGCCAGTTGTCAGGTTGAACTGGTTTATGCCGCACCGATGGCGTCATGTTCGCCGTCTGACTGAAGTCGATTCGAAATCCTACCCACAGGCGCAACATCCGCGCCCACTCTTCAAAAATGGAGCCATCATGTACCGCACTCTTGTTCTAGCCGCCCTCGCGGGCTTGATTGCAGGGCCAGCACTCGCCGCAGGCGGCAGCTGCAGCACCGCCCCGAAATCACAGTTCAAGCCGAAAGCAACGCTCGAGGCGCAGTTGACCGGCGAAGGCCTCACTGTCCGACAGATCAAGGTGGAGAAGGGCTGCTACGAAGTCTACGCGGTGGACAAGGCCGGCAAGAAGGTGAACTTGGCCTACAATGCCGAAACCCTTGAAAAACTTGACAATGCCGAAGCCGGCGAAAACTGA